A portion of the Leptospira noumeaensis genome contains these proteins:
- a CDS encoding STAS domain-containing protein, producing the protein MEINLKKNADAYVISISGSLDIYTSLDFKNFLETNVPTQPTENLHVIINLEKLNYIDSSGIGMLIKQLNYVQELKGKFSIANMKPAIEKVFKVAGLTSYFQTIGEDEYREKYAV; encoded by the coding sequence ATGGAAATAAATCTAAAAAAAAATGCAGACGCCTATGTGATCAGCATTTCTGGAAGTTTGGACATTTACACTTCCCTGGATTTTAAAAACTTCCTGGAAACCAATGTTCCCACACAACCGACCGAAAATCTTCATGTCATCATCAATTTAGAGAAACTCAATTATATTGATTCCTCTGGAATTGGAATGCTCATCAAACAGTTGAATTATGTCCAGGAACTCAAGGGAAAGTTTTCCATTGCCAATATGAAACCGGCGATTGAGAAAGTTTTTAAAGTGGCAGGCCTTACCAGTTACTTCCAAACCATTGGCGAAGACGAATACCGCGAAAAATACGCAGTTTAG
- a CDS encoding LIC_10421 family protein, protein MKKFISLLLVLASTSVFALSELENLMIKEANSPESKQAARSYLNSIAKEKEANAVRHEKMAGNNGGKAISQAKFKEHCLTLAKEFRAEAEEYKKAAADLK, encoded by the coding sequence ATGAAAAAATTTATTTCCCTATTACTCGTGTTAGCATCTACATCTGTATTTGCTTTGTCTGAATTGGAGAACCTGATGATTAAAGAGGCAAATTCTCCAGAAAGTAAACAGGCAGCACGTTCTTACTTAAATTCCATCGCGAAAGAGAAGGAAGCAAATGCAGTAAGACACGAAAAAATGGCAGGAAACAACGGCGGGAAAGCAATCAGCCAAGCAAAGTTTAAAGAACATTGCCTGACCCTTGCAAAAGAATTTCGAGCGGAAGCGGAAGAATACAAAAAAGCCGCAGCTGATTTAAAATAA
- a CDS encoding pirin family protein: MTNSLKGHSKDLGDNFIIRRVLPAMEKRSVGPFVFFDHFGPVPVVTGEELVVRAHPHIGLATITFLYDGVITHRDSLKVEMDIRPNETNWMVAGSGIVHSERSKFDPKYEILEGIQTWIALPKDKEEINPSFEHFSEKEMPVLSKDNLVFRLLGGSFLGLQSPATVHSPLFYADIEIKPEAGEVDWILSDKEEAGLYVSRGSIESNGESYTVGSMVLFEKGSSVKFKAKQNSRLMLLGGEPLTEKRNIFWNFVSTRQEAIEKAKERWAKDEFPKVPGETDRIPLPN, translated from the coding sequence ATGACAAATTCACTCAAAGGACACTCCAAAGATTTAGGAGACAATTTCATCATCCGCCGCGTTCTTCCTGCTATGGAAAAACGTTCGGTGGGCCCCTTTGTTTTTTTTGATCACTTCGGTCCAGTGCCAGTTGTTACAGGTGAAGAACTTGTGGTTCGTGCGCATCCGCACATTGGGCTTGCCACCATTACCTTTTTATACGATGGGGTCATCACCCATCGCGATAGTTTAAAAGTGGAAATGGACATTCGTCCCAATGAAACCAATTGGATGGTTGCCGGTTCTGGAATCGTACACAGTGAACGCTCTAAATTTGATCCCAAATATGAAATTTTAGAAGGCATTCAAACATGGATTGCCCTTCCTAAAGATAAAGAAGAAATAAACCCTAGTTTTGAACATTTTTCGGAAAAAGAAATGCCCGTTTTATCCAAAGATAATTTAGTATTTCGATTGTTAGGTGGTAGTTTTCTTGGATTACAATCCCCGGCAACAGTTCATTCGCCCTTGTTTTATGCAGACATTGAAATCAAACCGGAAGCTGGAGAAGTAGATTGGATTTTATCTGACAAAGAAGAAGCAGGGCTTTATGTTTCTCGTGGTTCCATCGAATCCAATGGAGAGTCCTATACGGTAGGATCTATGGTTTTGTTTGAAAAAGGTTCATCGGTAAAATTTAAGGCCAAACAGAACAGCCGTTTGATGTTACTTGGTGGGGAACCACTCACAGAAAAAAGAAATATATTTTGGAACTTTGTTTCTACAAGACAAGAGGCAATCGAAAAAGCAAAGGAAAGATGGGCAAAAGATGAATTCCCAAAAGTTCCAGGAGAAACAGATAGAATTCCTTTGCCCAACTAA
- the mrdA gene encoding penicillin-binding protein 2 — protein MSQSASEFRLETSFRKRLYFFTGMVVFTLTAYILQLFNLQIVQGSENSLKAERFVRRSESIPADRGNIFDRNFLTPETSQPLVSNSASLDVILNTSLLKNDPRKVKDFIYKFCEALSIPIVYYEKELQDSRMIKKIRSREPFVLLEGISREQQERILVLDNINRYVYLVSSPARVYHMGPALSHVTGYVGKPTTSDLQEKEIKTYQLIGKGGIESLYDTTLRGQDGFRIQKRNTEGNIEEERVIEHSVPGNNLILTIDRDMQIAAYRALKGVRGTVLAIKATTGEVLAMASNPSYDPNILSGKNKLDRSNHFTRVTNNGGFLNLAIQSRFPPASTFKTLVGLAAMESEHKINFDPKQTFSCPANFTLKSTFKGVPDQVFYNWDKKNHGELNLAQALEKSNSVYFYQLGYKLGAEPILAYSRLFGLDKKTGIDLPGEATGFIPSSDWKKRTYGNKWFDGDTVNLSIGQGFISVTPIEMALFYMAVVNNGKIYKPYVVSEIRSPLDNSLIQKTEPTILRDIPLKRSTVEALKEGLYLVGYSGTASGVLNSPTLPEIAGKTGTAQTRRRGASSSNHAWFIGYAPVNAPPEKQILVAAFVEYGVGGAASAAPAAREVFKAAFPPGSFPRTDRSRAKTMEEEAPVEQEAF, from the coding sequence ATGAGCCAGTCGGCATCTGAGTTTCGTTTAGAAACAAGTTTTCGTAAACGATTGTATTTTTTTACGGGGATGGTGGTATTCACTCTCACTGCGTACATCCTACAACTGTTCAATTTACAAATTGTTCAAGGAAGTGAGAACTCATTAAAGGCCGAACGTTTTGTCCGTAGAAGTGAGTCCATTCCAGCAGACCGTGGGAATATTTTTGATCGAAACTTTCTCACTCCGGAAACAAGCCAACCATTGGTCTCTAACTCCGCGTCACTCGATGTCATTCTGAATACAAGTTTACTTAAGAATGATCCAAGAAAGGTAAAAGACTTTATTTATAAATTCTGCGAAGCCCTTTCTATCCCCATCGTTTATTACGAAAAAGAACTCCAAGACTCGCGAATGATTAAAAAAATTCGCTCCCGAGAACCCTTCGTACTTTTAGAGGGAATTTCACGCGAACAACAAGAAAGAATCCTTGTTTTGGATAATATCAATCGGTATGTGTATTTAGTTTCTTCACCAGCACGGGTTTACCACATGGGACCTGCTCTTTCGCATGTGACTGGTTATGTGGGAAAACCAACCACCAGTGATCTACAAGAAAAAGAAATCAAAACCTACCAACTTATCGGTAAAGGTGGGATTGAATCTCTTTATGACACAACCCTTCGTGGCCAAGATGGATTTCGAATTCAAAAAAGAAACACAGAAGGGAATATCGAGGAAGAACGTGTCATCGAACATTCTGTCCCCGGAAATAACTTAATTTTAACCATTGATCGTGATATGCAGATTGCCGCCTATCGTGCGCTAAAAGGTGTTCGAGGAACGGTTCTTGCGATCAAAGCAACAACGGGTGAAGTTTTGGCAATGGCTTCCAACCCTTCTTACGATCCCAATATCCTTTCTGGAAAAAATAAATTAGATCGTTCCAACCACTTCACTCGAGTTACCAATAACGGTGGATTTTTAAATTTAGCAATCCAGTCTAGGTTCCCACCGGCTTCTACTTTTAAAACCCTAGTGGGTCTTGCGGCCATGGAAAGTGAACATAAAATCAATTTTGATCCCAAACAAACTTTTTCTTGTCCGGCAAATTTCACTCTAAAGTCAACCTTCAAAGGTGTTCCAGACCAAGTGTTTTATAACTGGGACAAAAAAAACCATGGGGAACTCAACCTTGCCCAAGCCTTAGAAAAATCTAACTCTGTATACTTTTATCAATTGGGATACAAATTAGGTGCAGAACCAATTCTCGCCTACTCACGGTTATTTGGTTTAGATAAAAAAACAGGAATCGATCTTCCTGGAGAAGCAACTGGGTTTATTCCAAGTTCTGATTGGAAAAAAAGAACTTATGGGAACAAATGGTTTGATGGAGATACAGTCAACCTCTCCATTGGACAGGGATTTATTTCTGTCACTCCTATTGAGATGGCTTTGTTTTATATGGCTGTTGTCAACAATGGAAAAATTTACAAACCATATGTGGTTTCTGAAATTAGAAGTCCACTTGATAACTCTCTCATCCAAAAAACAGAACCAACAATTCTACGAGACATACCTCTAAAAAGATCTACTGTGGAAGCGCTCAAAGAAGGATTGTATTTAGTGGGATATTCCGGAACGGCTTCTGGGGTTCTCAACTCACCCACATTACCAGAAATTGCAGGGAAAACGGGAACTGCACAAACGAGAAGGAGAGGAGCATCTTCTTCCAACCATGCTTGGTTTATTGGATATGCACCTGTCAATGCACCTCCCGAAAAACAGATATTAGTTGCTGCATTCGTAGAATATGGTGTTGGTGGTGCGGCCTCTGCGGCTCCTGCGGCCCGTGAAGTATTTAAAGCGGCTTTTCCACCAGGATCTTTCCCAAGAACAGATAGATCACGTGCCAAAACCATGGAAGAAGAAGCACCCGTTGAACAAGAGGCATTTTAA
- a CDS encoding LIC10729 family protein, protein MLPLKLRILLLTAIFLSNLVSVFASDSLIPKQEFGLEEGLLPEDIATYPELKTWAIYQSYELEPDAPPLGLQDYICRMVPETGLRFLLEKSIISKSTVYLYLDITRYRPLKGSKFKPRKLNILVNGRPKLSIYADKNQSFPNPVEIPLEPSEYPDGKIYVDLVPSNNSLGRFWGVWDAFILENRLTRE, encoded by the coding sequence GTGCTACCATTGAAACTACGAATCCTTCTCCTTACGGCAATCTTTTTATCAAACTTAGTTTCCGTGTTCGCATCTGACTCCCTCATTCCCAAACAGGAGTTTGGATTGGAAGAAGGTCTCCTACCGGAGGACATTGCCACCTACCCTGAATTAAAAACCTGGGCCATTTACCAATCCTATGAATTGGAACCAGATGCACCCCCACTTGGACTTCAAGATTACATATGCCGGATGGTTCCAGAAACGGGGCTTCGTTTCCTTTTGGAAAAATCCATTATTTCGAAATCCACTGTCTATCTCTATTTGGACATAACTCGTTACAGACCACTCAAAGGTTCCAAATTCAAACCGAGGAAGTTAAACATTCTGGTGAATGGAAGGCCCAAACTTTCTATCTATGCAGACAAAAACCAAAGTTTTCCGAATCCTGTAGAAATTCCTCTAGAACCTTCCGAATATCCAGACGGAAAGATCTATGTAGACCTGGTTCCTAGTAACAACTCACTGGGAAGGTTTTGGGGGGTTTGGGATGCATTTATCTTGGAGAATCGACTGACGAGAGAGTGA
- a CDS encoding type I phosphomannose isomerase catalytic subunit produces MEKIPKVLFLNPLYKEKIWGGRKFETKLGRNIPEGQIGESWEVSVYGSDISPIINPEFQNTPLTDIIRKAPNEVLGKPFANSGLPLLVKVIDAKEKLSVQVHPDDDYALKYDPKSNGKKECWYVLSADPGAELVVGFDTNTTREEYESLVKQNLGETVLRKWKVKPGDVFLLNPGTIHAIGGGVLLLEVQQSSDSTYRVYDYGRLGDDGNPRELHLEKALAVLNFQSSNGSEKQTKQLITYHPFPRYLFTSNDKFRLESWEFNQAQNFNFSQLCDPVTFGIFYTISGSVYFPELQKLVGANQTFMVTASGFSETISAFAETGTKLAFMSAGLNHVKYQ; encoded by the coding sequence ATGGAAAAGATTCCCAAAGTTTTATTTCTAAATCCACTCTATAAGGAAAAAATTTGGGGAGGCCGAAAGTTCGAAACTAAACTTGGCCGAAACATTCCAGAAGGACAAATTGGCGAATCTTGGGAAGTTTCCGTTTATGGATCAGACATTTCTCCCATCATAAATCCTGAGTTTCAAAATACTCCATTAACAGACATTATACGAAAAGCACCAAATGAAGTTTTAGGAAAACCATTTGCCAATTCAGGTCTCCCTTTACTTGTCAAAGTGATTGATGCCAAAGAAAAACTTTCTGTCCAAGTACATCCGGACGATGATTACGCACTCAAGTATGACCCCAAATCCAATGGCAAAAAAGAATGTTGGTATGTTTTGTCTGCAGATCCAGGAGCAGAACTCGTTGTTGGATTTGATACAAACACAACCCGTGAAGAATACGAATCTCTTGTAAAACAAAATCTAGGAGAAACTGTTCTACGAAAATGGAAGGTCAAACCAGGGGATGTTTTTTTATTAAATCCAGGAACCATCCATGCCATCGGAGGAGGAGTTCTCCTTTTAGAAGTCCAACAATCTTCTGACTCAACATACAGAGTTTACGACTATGGAAGATTAGGTGACGATGGAAACCCAAGAGAACTCCATTTAGAAAAAGCCCTGGCAGTATTGAATTTTCAATCCTCAAATGGTTCGGAAAAACAAACAAAACAACTCATCACTTACCATCCATTCCCAAGATACCTTTTTACCTCAAATGACAAATTTAGATTAGAGTCTTGGGAATTTAACCAGGCGCAAAATTTCAATTTTTCACAGTTATGCGACCCTGTAACGTTTGGAATTTTTTATACAATTTCTGGATCGGTTTATTTTCCTGAATTACAAAAGTTGGTGGGAGCAAACCAAACCTTTATGGTGACAGCTTCAGGATTTTCTGAAACCATATCTGCCTTCGCTGAGACAGGTACCAAACTAGCCTTTATGTCTGCTGGTTTGAATCACGTAAAATATCAATAA
- a CDS encoding bifunctional riboflavin kinase/FAD synthetase: MKIIRSLELIQNEFQNGSSLTLGNFDGIHVGHQTLLLRTVEKAKELGLPSVVVTYFPNPSVVLGKKPNFKYLSSEKEKEELIRGFGIDYLLVLDFTLELSKMSAEDFLEKIMIQTLNAKHIVIGYNHFFGAQRRGDFTLLDSNRTKYGYAVELKEAVLKKESKISSSLIRGFLEKGEMEDAKILLGRNYHITGIVFEGAKRGRTIGFPTANIKVPEDKLLPAIGVYACFAKFDGKDHKGMVNIGHNPTFDGLGLHVEVNIFDFDGDLYGKEVELEIVHKIRDEKKFSGLEELKDQLTKDKTTAIDILDFH, translated from the coding sequence TTGAAAATTATTCGCTCATTAGAATTGATCCAAAACGAGTTTCAAAATGGCTCATCTTTGACTCTCGGAAACTTTGATGGAATCCATGTGGGCCATCAGACTTTACTCCTTCGTACTGTAGAAAAGGCAAAGGAACTGGGTTTACCTTCGGTAGTCGTAACATACTTTCCGAACCCTTCCGTTGTCCTCGGCAAAAAACCCAATTTTAAATATTTATCGTCGGAAAAGGAAAAAGAAGAACTCATCCGTGGGTTCGGGATTGATTATTTACTAGTTTTGGATTTTACTTTGGAACTTTCTAAAATGTCAGCAGAAGACTTTTTAGAAAAAATTATGATCCAAACTTTGAACGCCAAACACATTGTCATTGGTTATAATCATTTTTTTGGAGCCCAGCGCCGTGGTGACTTTACGTTACTTGATTCTAACAGAACTAAGTATGGTTATGCGGTCGAATTAAAAGAAGCTGTCTTAAAAAAAGAAAGCAAAATATCATCCTCTCTCATTCGAGGGTTTTTGGAAAAAGGTGAAATGGAAGATGCCAAAATCCTTCTCGGTAGAAATTATCATATCACTGGGATTGTTTTCGAAGGTGCCAAACGAGGAAGAACCATTGGATTTCCCACGGCAAATATCAAAGTTCCGGAAGATAAACTTTTGCCAGCCATTGGCGTTTACGCTTGTTTTGCGAAGTTTGATGGGAAAGACCATAAGGGAATGGTGAACATTGGCCACAATCCTACCTTTGATGGATTGGGACTTCATGTAGAAGTAAATATTTTTGATTTTGACGGTGATTTGTATGGGAAAGAAGTCGAATTAGAAATTGTTCATAAAATCAGAGATGAGAAAAAATTTAGTGGTTTGGAAGAATTAAAAGACCAACTAACAAAAGATAAAACTACTGCTATTGATATTTTAGATTTTCACTAA
- a CDS encoding LIC_12936 family protein: MRISFVLILSFLLTVGLMAADEKNEPVSQADSQKLNPDGSIALIPYNAKQQQKIERIGKEVDDYHAVINEKVKFLSFEKKIKDSRYGQVTNAREIHLPFEPSYVLHSRFVMKLKGGGGAEGGGFSLDEISFWSRKSLTEKGKDPITTYRELKNNASGGVKGLVLSVRTVTNADDNTLSFELEKIQSPWERLRLATAYRDRLREVVRTIDRYIQAKGGLETRMVSESIMEVSVSGDFQEP, encoded by the coding sequence ATGCGCATCTCGTTTGTCCTAATTTTATCCTTTCTACTCACCGTTGGCCTAATGGCTGCGGATGAAAAAAATGAACCTGTCAGCCAAGCAGATTCTCAAAAGTTAAATCCGGATGGAAGTATTGCCCTCATCCCTTATAACGCAAAACAACAGCAGAAGATCGAAAGGATCGGCAAAGAAGTCGATGATTACCATGCTGTTATCAATGAGAAGGTGAAATTCCTTAGTTTTGAAAAGAAAATCAAAGACAGTCGTTACGGCCAAGTCACCAATGCAAGGGAAATCCACCTTCCATTTGAACCTAGTTATGTATTACACAGTCGTTTTGTAATGAAGTTAAAAGGTGGTGGCGGAGCAGAAGGCGGTGGATTTTCATTAGATGAAATTTCCTTTTGGTCTAGAAAATCACTCACAGAAAAAGGCAAAGACCCTATCACCACTTACCGTGAATTAAAAAACAATGCAAGTGGTGGAGTGAAAGGACTTGTTCTTTCTGTTCGCACAGTGACCAATGCGGATGACAATACACTGAGCTTCGAGTTGGAAAAAATCCAAAGCCCATGGGAAAGATTACGCCTAGCAACCGCTTACCGAGACAGACTCCGTGAAGTTGTAAGAACCATTGACCGATACATCCAAGCAAAAGGTGGTTTGGAAACCAGAATGGTTTCTGAATCCATTATGGAAGTTTCCGTCAGCGGGGATTTCCAAGAACCATAA
- the mreC gene encoding rod shape-determining protein MreC, with protein sequence MKWNRINQNDELFSLLFVFLFSFTSLIWNGNFMVRGIASFQGVGDFFSGSFDSFGSLIKSSYNKLESFERVREERDSCLNVMEEYRQLSKDVERLKAENAILRQELNFPLHIDYPSVRAEVLSVRLNAIYRTIIINKGSEEGIKPYMPVVARSLDEKGKFTEALVGKIIAVSKGSAVIQPIINSNFSMGVSIPGTNLWASLNGNSGRGTDVLLDYIDAGIVIDPKAIGNFPMGPNPPPTTANTMFTEGFSKIGKAVFSSGGSGVFPSGIPVGTIIEEGPRNGSFKTAILRPFVEFDKLLHVIVLKKQPEKWREEWPAEKTIQIDGPYFGEIDFPKEKDYNKKGKEQEKRQGNFPSTFGTPQYTKPSVNTNVPDSTPTAPSSPSTQEGPKEVTP encoded by the coding sequence ATGAAGTGGAATCGCATCAATCAAAATGACGAATTGTTTTCCCTACTCTTCGTATTCCTGTTTTCCTTTACTTCCCTAATTTGGAACGGCAACTTCATGGTAAGAGGGATTGCCAGCTTTCAGGGTGTAGGCGACTTTTTTTCCGGGTCCTTCGATTCCTTTGGGTCCCTTATCAAAAGTAGTTATAACAAACTCGAATCCTTCGAGCGAGTCAGAGAAGAGCGCGATTCTTGTTTGAACGTGATGGAAGAATACCGTCAGCTTTCCAAAGATGTGGAAAGGTTGAAGGCAGAAAATGCAATCCTCAGGCAAGAGTTGAACTTTCCTCTACATATAGATTATCCTTCTGTCAGAGCAGAAGTATTAAGTGTTCGTTTGAATGCTATTTATAGAACCATCATCATCAACAAAGGTTCCGAAGAAGGGATCAAACCTTATATGCCGGTTGTGGCGAGATCTCTAGACGAAAAAGGTAAATTTACCGAAGCACTTGTTGGTAAAATCATCGCTGTTTCCAAAGGATCTGCCGTCATCCAACCCATCATCAATTCCAACTTCTCCATGGGAGTGTCTATTCCTGGAACCAACCTCTGGGCTTCTCTGAATGGAAACAGTGGTCGCGGAACCGATGTTTTGTTAGATTATATTGATGCAGGGATTGTGATTGATCCAAAAGCCATTGGTAATTTTCCTATGGGGCCCAATCCCCCACCAACGACTGCCAACACAATGTTTACCGAAGGATTTAGTAAAATTGGAAAGGCTGTGTTTAGTTCTGGTGGATCAGGAGTTTTCCCATCGGGTATTCCTGTAGGAACCATCATAGAAGAAGGCCCAAGAAATGGATCCTTTAAAACCGCCATCTTACGTCCGTTTGTTGAGTTTGATAAACTTTTACACGTAATTGTTTTAAAGAAACAACCGGAAAAATGGCGAGAAGAATGGCCGGCCGAAAAAACAATTCAAATTGATGGCCCTTATTTTGGTGAAATCGATTTTCCTAAAGAAAAAGATTATAATAAAAAAGGAAAAGAACAAGAGAAAAGACAAGGTAACTTTCCTTCTACTTTCGGAACTCCTCAATACACAAAACCATCTGTGAATACAAATGTACCTGATTCTACACCAACTGCCCCATCTAGTCCTTCCACGCAAGAAGGCCCTAAGGAGGTGACACCATGA
- the mreD gene encoding rod shape-determining protein MreD yields MILDKLFIIIGLLLSHFLNGSNVFELGNAIRPDFMLIFVVFFALRKGPLYGLWLGFFGGLLTDTALGGEIGGDNIVYYKIGLHSFSYAIIGYIVGKVMRSSYTENYISITIYILGFTLVSRIITYLLFLMFFHSNQSYSFLYVSLYNAFIGPALFFLFSWAFRLDADEVRQ; encoded by the coding sequence ATGATTTTAGATAAACTGTTTATCATCATCGGATTATTACTCTCCCATTTTTTGAATGGATCCAACGTATTTGAATTAGGAAATGCAATCCGACCTGACTTTATGTTGATCTTCGTTGTCTTTTTTGCTCTAAGAAAAGGACCGTTATATGGACTATGGCTTGGATTTTTTGGCGGACTTCTCACCGATACTGCGCTAGGTGGTGAAATTGGCGGAGACAATATTGTTTATTATAAAATAGGACTTCATTCCTTTTCTTACGCAATCATTGGCTACATTGTTGGAAAAGTAATGCGAAGTTCATATACAGAGAACTATATCTCCATTACGATCTACATCCTTGGATTTACATTGGTATCTAGGATCATCACCTATTTGTTATTTTTGATGTTCTTTCATTCCAACCAAAGTTATTCCTTTTTGTATGTGTCTTTGTACAATGCATTCATTGGGCCTGCGTTATTCTTTTTATTCTCTTGGGCATTCCGATTGGATGCAGATGAGGTAAGGCAATGA
- a CDS encoding J domain-containing protein has protein sequence MSFSIPPQHSNLYEVLEIPFGATTEEIKSSFRHLVKQFHPDNPFTGSYSKFQNLYFAYQTLTGEGRKLYDDEFKKNYAREFLKRKLEEHPVVLPVSRIRFTTGILELAKRGLMRKGFRNKDRRKVTGIDYDLIIDLKESEIIRPVIAVIPLTVRIVCRDCMGGDPHCSACSGRGSYKGYKNLKVEFPRSALVHGKVFEFDLSKFRPDSFTHFKKKYLRVKLLVHKNIPLRVKSAV, from the coding sequence ATGAGTTTTTCCATACCACCGCAACATTCCAACCTTTACGAAGTCCTAGAGATTCCTTTTGGTGCCACGACGGAAGAGATTAAATCCTCTTTCCGTCATTTGGTAAAACAATTCCATCCTGATAATCCATTCACTGGTTCTTATTCTAAATTCCAAAACCTTTACTTTGCCTACCAAACCTTAACCGGCGAGGGGCGTAAGTTGTACGATGATGAATTTAAAAAAAACTATGCCCGTGAATTTTTAAAACGCAAACTCGAAGAACATCCAGTTGTATTACCAGTTTCTCGCATTCGGTTCACAACAGGAATTTTAGAACTCGCCAAACGTGGACTCATGCGGAAAGGATTTCGGAACAAAGATAGACGCAAAGTCACTGGCATTGATTATGATTTGATTATAGATTTAAAGGAATCAGAAATCATTCGACCTGTGATCGCAGTGATTCCCTTAACAGTCAGAATTGTTTGTAGAGATTGTATGGGTGGTGACCCACATTGTTCCGCTTGTAGTGGACGCGGTAGTTATAAAGGATACAAAAATCTAAAAGTAGAATTCCCTAGGTCGGCCCTCGTCCATGGTAAGGTTTTTGAATTTGACCTTTCTAAATTTCGACCTGATTCTTTTACCCATTTTAAGAAAAAGTACCTGCGGGTGAAACTCTTGGTTCACAAAAATATCCCTTTACGGGTTAAGAGTGCCGTCTAA
- the rodA gene encoding rod shape-determining protein RodA gives MADRNTEKLDFFLIISVVLVAMAGVLTLYTQEANTADGLGRWYKQFTFVFVGLISMWFMSRINYQLIGSYALFIYIFSIVLLVLTLIPGIGYLPSGRGARSWLKLGPITLQASEFSKLATVILLGQYLVLKEKEMHKITVLIIPFIICLVPMLFIILQPDFGTAVSFLPMLFTMLYLGGADILHVGSLLTFGGISLMVPMYLAYSQLTLIQPLIDLLRKDNKVELVSIVNQLQGKIWLILDGKKVSGLTLPGIENPKNLQMIREAAEIVKDEYASVGYKILSNEAFMFGLGGTLALISLVMIFIRIARGSKHLRNYYITIGILGLSILSAIAVHKSIPFRENQVIRLTAFLNPDQFKQGAGYQLRASKPAVGSGKVFGKGLFHGEMTEGRVPHVPESGTDFIFASWAEQTGFFGSVLLLFFLMSIPLRGLQISFESKDRFGSLLAAGIVAMIFFHIAINVGIVIGLLPVTGVPLTFMSYGGSHLVMAMTAVGIILSIKKRKFAN, from the coding sequence ATGGCTGATCGTAATACAGAAAAACTCGATTTTTTTCTCATCATCTCTGTTGTCCTCGTGGCAATGGCAGGAGTTCTGACCTTATACACCCAGGAAGCTAATACAGCCGATGGACTTGGGCGATGGTACAAACAGTTCACCTTTGTTTTTGTAGGACTGATTTCTATGTGGTTTATGTCGAGGATCAACTACCAGTTGATAGGTTCTTATGCCCTCTTCATTTATATCTTCTCTATTGTTTTACTTGTCCTTACCTTAATTCCAGGAATTGGATACCTTCCTTCCGGTCGTGGGGCAAGGTCTTGGTTAAAACTTGGACCCATCACCCTCCAAGCTTCTGAATTTTCAAAACTAGCCACAGTGATTCTACTTGGTCAGTATTTGGTTTTGAAAGAAAAGGAAATGCACAAAATTACAGTGCTCATCATACCATTTATTATCTGTTTGGTGCCAATGTTATTTATCATTTTGCAACCAGACTTTGGAACAGCAGTATCCTTTTTACCCATGTTATTCACCATGTTGTATTTAGGTGGTGCGGATATTTTACACGTTGGATCTTTACTCACCTTCGGTGGAATTTCACTTATGGTTCCCATGTATCTTGCTTACTCACAACTGACACTCATCCAACCACTCATCGATTTACTTCGCAAAGATAACAAGGTAGAGTTAGTATCGATAGTGAACCAACTCCAAGGTAAAATTTGGTTAATTTTGGATGGGAAAAAAGTATCTGGACTCACCTTACCTGGAATCGAAAACCCAAAAAACCTCCAAATGATTCGCGAAGCCGCAGAAATAGTCAAAGATGAATATGCGAGCGTTGGATATAAAATTCTATCCAATGAAGCCTTTATGTTTGGTCTTGGTGGAACACTGGCTCTGATTAGTCTTGTGATGATTTTTATCCGCATTGCTCGTGGTTCCAAACACTTAAGAAACTACTACATCACGATTGGAATTTTGGGACTTTCTATTCTGTCTGCCATTGCAGTTCACAAATCCATCCCTTTCCGAGAAAACCAAGTCATTCGTCTCACTGCTTTTTTAAATCCTGACCAATTCAAACAAGGTGCAGGTTACCAACTCCGAGCCTCCAAACCAGCTGTTGGATCGGGAAAGGTTTTTGGAAAAGGACTCTTTCACGGCGAGATGACGGAAGGACGTGTTCCACATGTTCCCGAATCGGGAACAGACTTTATTTTTGCATCCTGGGCGGAACAAACAGGATTTTTTGGAAGTGTACTTCTTTTGTTTTTTTTGATGTCGATCCCACTTCGAGGCCTACAAATCAGTTTTGAAAGTAAGGATAGATTTGGATCCCTTCTTGCCGCAGGGATTGTAGCCATGATTTTTTTCCACATTGCCATCAACGTAGGGATTGTGATTGGACTACTCCCAGTAACAGGTGTTCCACTTACATTTATGAGTTATGGTGGATCTCATTTGGTGATGGCTATGACTGCCGTGGGAATTATCCTTTCCATTAAAAAACGTAAGTTTGCAAACTAA